One Streptomyces formicae genomic window, GACCGGGTAGGCGAGGCCGCATTCCTTGGCGTCCGCCGTGCAGATCAGCTCGGTGTCCGTCTCCTTGAGCGGGGCGTGACAGGCCGGGCAGGCGAGGATCTCCAGGAGGCCGGCTTCGAGCGGCATGGGGTGGGTCCCTTCGAGCTGAACGAGTGGGTTGTCGCGCGACCGCGGTGCGGGCTGCCGTCGTGCGGGATTCTGTGCGGAATCCGTGCGGTGACGGCCCGGATGCGGCCTGGTCAGCCTACCTCCGTGCGGGGCGGGGCGGAGGGGTGTCGAGGGGGCGGAGGGGTGGGGCGGGGTGGAGCGGGGCGACGCTGACTGGTGTGTGGGGCTGAGCTGGCTGGCCGGTGCGGGGGCTGTGGATGTTGGCACGGGCCGAGTCCCGCGGAAGCTGCTCCTGCGGGTCGGGGCCCGCAGGGCATCCGGCACAGGCCGCCCGGCGCAGCGCCGTCCCCGCAGAGCGACCAGCACGTCCCCACGAGCCGACCGGCGCCGAAGCATCGGCACGGACCGACCCGGCTCGGACGACCGGCGCGGGCGGTGGGCCCGCGCCGGTTCCCGGGCCCCCGGACGTCAGTGGCCAGCCACGATCCCCTGCCAGCCCTCAGCCCTCAGCCCTCAGCCCTCAGCCCTCAGCCCTCAACCGCGGATGATCGCCAGAGCCTCGTCGCGGGCCTTGGCCATGGTCGTTTCGTCGCGGGCCTCCACGTTCAGGCGCAGCAGCGGCTCCGTGTTCGAGGCGCGGACGTTGAACCACCAGTCGGCGGCGGTCACCGTCAGGCCGTCGAGTTCGTCGAGGGTGACGCCCTCCTGGCCCTCGTACGTCGTCTTGATCGCCGCGAGGCGCGCGGCCTGGTCGTCGACCGTGGAGTTGATCTCTCCGGAGCCCGCGTACCTGTCGTACTGCGCGACGAGCGCGGACAGCGGGCCGTCCTGGCCGCCGAGGGCCGCGAGGACGTGGAGCGCGGCGAGCATGCCCGTGTCCGCGTTCCAGAAGTCCTTGAAGTAGTAGTGCGCGGAGTGCTCGCCGCCGAAGATCGCGCCGGTCTTGGCCATCTCCTCCTTGATGAAGGAGTGGCCCACGCGCGTGCGCACGGGCGTGCCGCCGTTCTCCTTCACGACCTCGGGGACCGACCAGGAGGTGATGAGGTTGTGGATGACGGTGCCCTTGCCGCCGTGCCGGGCGAGCTCGCGCGAGGCGACCAGGGCGGTGATGGCCGACGGGGAGACCGGGCCGCCGTTCTCGTCGACCACGAAGCAGCGGTCCGCGTCGCCGTCGAAGGCGATGCCGAGGTCGGCGCTCTCCGCACGCACCCGTGCCTGGAGGTCCACGATGTTGGCCGGGTCCAGGGGGTTGGCCTCGTGGTTGGGGAAGGTGCCGTCGAGCTCGAAGTACATCGGGACCAGTTCGAGGGGCAGTCCCTCGAAGACGGTGGGGACCGTGTGCCCGCCCATGCCGTTGCCCGCGTCGACGACGACCTTGAGCGGACGGATGGCGCTGAGGTCGACCAGGCCGCGCAGGTGCGCCGCGTAGTCCGTGAGGGTCTCGCGCTGCGTCAGGGTGCCCTGGCGCGCCGCGCTCTCGGGGGCGCCGGACTCGCTCCAGCTCTCCACCAGGGCGCGGATCTCCGCGAGCCCGGTGTCCTGGCCGACAGGGGCCGCGCCCGCGCGGCACATCTTGATGCCGTTGTACTGGGCGGGGTTGTGCGAGGCCGTGAACATGGCACCCGGCAGGTTCAGCGCGCCCGACGCGTAGTAGAGCTGGTCCGTCGAGCAGAGGCCGATCTCCGTGACGTCGACGCCGCGCGCGGCCGCACCGCGCGCGAAGGCCCGCGAGAGGCCGGGCGACGAGGGCCGCATGTCGTGCCCGACGACGATGGCGTCCGCGCCCGTGATCGCTGCGAAGGCCGCCCCGAACAGCTCGGCGAGCGACTCGTCCCACTGATCCGGGACCACCCCGCGGACGTCGTACGCCTTCACGATCTGGGACAGATCAGCAGTCACAGCCAACCCTCTCTACGGTTCTGCTAGCTCAGCGAGTACGGAGAGTTCTCCCCGGTCACCACAAAAGTACCCGCTGCCGCCGACAGCGCACCGAGCCTCCCTGGAAGCGGCTCGGAAGCCGCCTCACGGCAGCATCCAGCCGAGCACCGCCGTGCTCTGGCCCACCACGATCAGGCACATCACCAGGAGCAGTCCCAGGCTCCACGGCAGCACCTTGCGCAACAGATCTCCCTCCTTGCCCGCCAGGCCGACGGCGGCGCACGCGATCGTCAGGTTCTGCGGGGAGATCATCTTGCCGAGTACGCCGCCGGAGCTGTTGGCCGCCGCGAGGAGCTCGGGAGAGAGCCCTGACTCCTTGGCCGCGGTCACCTGGAGGGCACCGAACAGCGCGTTGGCCGAGGTGTCGGAGCCGGAGACCGCGACGCCGAACCAGCCGAGCACCGGTGACAGGAAGGCGAGGCCCGCCCCGGCCGCCGCTACGTAGTGCCCGATCGTGGCGGCCTGCCCGGAGAGGTTCATGACGTAGGCGAGGGCCAGGACGGACGTCACGGTGAGGATCGCGAAGCGCAACTCGTGGACGGTGGCGACCCATTCCCTGACCGCCACGCGCGCGTGCACCCCGATGACGGCGGCGGTGGCCACCCCGGCGAGCAGCACGAGCGTGCCGCCCGTCGACACCAGCGGCAGCGCGAACACGTTGCCGCCGACCGGCTTCCCCGTCGGGTCGGCCACGTTCAGGAAGGGCCAGTCGAAGGTGCGGGTCGCCTTGGCGAGCAGGTCCTTGGCCGCCGGGATCTGGGCGAGCGAGAAGACGGCGACGATGAGCGCGTACGGGGCGTAGGCGCGCAGCACTTCGGGGCGCGGGTCGTCCTGGTCGAGGTCTTCGCTGCGGGCGCCGGTGAGGACCGCGGCGCGGACGGGCTCGGCGGCCGGTCTGCGCGCGGCGGGCACGGCCACCAGGGCGGCGGCGCCGATCAGGGCGGCCCCGATGTCGGCGAGTTGCGCGGAGACGTAGTTGGAGGCCGCGAACTGCGCGGCGGCGAAGGCGAATCCGCAGGCCAGGGCGGGCGCCCAGGTCTCGCGGAGCCCGCGCCTTCCGTCGACGAGGACGACCAGGAGCAGCGGCACGACGAGCGCGAGCAGCGGTGTCTGGCGGCCGACGACGGTGGCGACGGCGTCCAGGGGCAGGCCCGTGACCTGAGCCAGCGTCACCACCGGGGTGCCCATGGCGCCGAAGGCGACGGGCGCGGTGTTGGCGACCAGGGCGACGACCGCGGCGCGCACCGGGTCGAAGCCGAGGGCGACGAGCATCACCGAGCAGATCGCCACGGGCGCCCCGAACCCGGCGAGCGCCTCCAGGAGCGCGCCGAAGCAGAAGGCCACCACGAGGGCCTGGATGCGGGGGTCGTCGGAGAGCCGTCCGAAGGAGCGGCGCAGGATGTCGAAGTGCCGGGTGCGGACCGTCATCCGGTACACCCACAGGGCGTTGACGACGATCCACAGGATGGGGAAGAGGCCGAAGAGCGCTCCTTGCGCGGCGCTGGAGGCGGTCTGGCCGAGCGGCATGCCGAACGCGAGCCAGGCGACGAGGACGGCGACCGCGAGGCCGATGACTCCGGCCAGGTGGGCCTTCATGCGGACGGCGCCGAGCAGGACGAGGACGGTCAGGAGAGGCAGGGTCGCGACGAGTGCGGACAGGCCGAGCGAGTCGGCCACGGGCTCCAGTTGCTGCGTGAACACGGGCGGCTCCCCGGTTTCCGTGATGCGGAATGCGATCTCTCACAAGTGGGGGAATGCTCGTGTCCGCAACAAGGGCACGTCAATGGGGCGTACGCCGACTGTTGTTCAGCGATGAACGACAGGTCTCTACGGAGAGTGGAGGAAAGCGCCGGTCAGGACTCGGGCGAGCGCAGCACGCGGAGATGACCGCGCCGCGCGACCTCCATCGGGTCCGCCTGTCGTGCGCCGCCGCCGCTCGCCTCGGCCGCGCGCTGCTGCGGGCGGGCCGCCTCGCGCACCGCGTTGGCGAGCGCTTCGAGGTCGTCACCGCTGGGCCGGGCGGGACCCGAGGCGTCGGCGAGCCGGACGACCTCCCAGCCGCGGGGTGCGGTCAGCCGCTCGGAGTGCTGGGCGCACAGGTCGTAGCAGTGGGGTTCGGCGTAGGTGGCGAGGGGGCCGAGGACCGCGGTCGAGTCGGCGTAGACGTACGTCAGCGTCGCGACGGCGGGACGGCCGCAAGCGGTGCGCGAACAGCGACGTACAGGGCTCACGACGTTGGACGGTACCGCACTCTTGAGCGGGCCGCGACGACTCGCCACGAGGTCACCCCACCGTGTCGGGTCCTCGGCTCCGCTCCGGAGTGACGCGCGGGCGCCTCGTTGACCTGCGGGGACGCCAGTGGCCACCGGGACGCGTGGTGTGGGATCCGGTCAGCACATGGCGTGAATCACGTCATTTGTCGCGAGGCCGACGGTCCTGGAGAGATATGGAATTGAGCCCAAGCTTGGCCGGAACGGTCAGGAAGCGACATGGCGCGCGCCGTACGGAAAGGGCGATCTCGAGGACTACGCTTCGTCAGTGATGGACGACCCCGTACAGCCCCGCTCAGCAGACCCGAGGCCCCGCCGCCGCGACCGCCACGGCAGGGGCATGCGCGGCCCCGTCGCGCCGCCCCAGGTGCCGCTCTCGGCGAGCCGCGCGGAAGCCTTCACCGACCTGGTGCAGGACTCGGTGGAGCGGCTCGAGCGGCGCTGGCCGCAGCTCACGGAGATCGAGTTCCTGGTGCTTGAGGTGCCGCCCCTGGGGGGCTCCGCAGGGAGTGACGGGGAGTGGCACGACGAGGTGGTGCCGCTCGGCGGCACGATCGCGGCGGCGGAGGGGCGGCCCGCCCGCGTCGTCATCTACCGGCGCCCGGTGGAGATCCGCACCAAGGGGCGCGACGAGCGCGCCGCCCTGGTGCACGAGGTGGTCGTCGAGCAGGTCGCCGAGCTGCTCGGCCTCTCCCCCGAGTCGGTGGACCCGCGCTACGGAGACGAGGAGTAGCCTCCGCTGCCCCCGCCACCCCCGCCGTCCCGCGCGCGGGACGCTGCTTCTCGGGAACCCACTTCGCGGGAACCCGCTTCTTCCTGAAGCACCGTCACTTCTGGAGCACCGACAGATCCCGCTCCGCCTCGGGCACCTCGACCGTCCCCCGGTCGTCCGGCAGCGTCTGCACCGTGAACATCGGGATGCCGTCCTCCGGCAGTGCCAGCATCCGCGAGCCGTAGACCTCGCCGCCGGACACCGACTCCACCGTGAGGGCGTACCGCCCCTTGAGCCCGTCCGGCACCGGCGGGTCCGCGATCTCCAGGGTCGTACCGCCCTTGACCGTGTACGTCTTCGAGGCCGGTGAGCCGCCTTCGGTGCCCGCCGACGCCGTGACCTTCACCTTCGCCGACTTGCCCGGCGCCACCAGGGAGAGCGTGGAGCCCTTGGCGCGGTTGTCGGCCACCGTCGCGCGCGTGCCCACCGCGTTCGCCGCGGGGATGAACGCCGTCTCCTGCTTGCCGCCCTTGCCCCGGGTGACGCGCAGCCCCGCGACCACGGGCACCGCCTTGTCCGTCGGCGTCAGGACCAGCGAACCCGGCTCCCCCTTGGTGACGTCACCGAGGTCGACGGCGGCCGTCATGCCCGACTTCACGTGCAGGTTCTCGTGGCCGGCCGGGGTGATCGAGCCGTTCGGCGAGGCCAGCTGCACCTTCAGGTCCGCGTCGTCGGATCCCGGCGTGAAGGCGACCAGGCGCACCGAAGTG contains:
- a CDS encoding Trm112 family protein, which encodes MPLEAGLLEILACPACHAPLKETDTELICTADAKECGLAYPVRDGIPVLLVDEARRPA
- a CDS encoding phosphomannomutase/phosphoglucomutase, which encodes MTADLSQIVKAYDVRGVVPDQWDESLAELFGAAFAAITGADAIVVGHDMRPSSPGLSRAFARGAAARGVDVTEIGLCSTDQLYYASGALNLPGAMFTASHNPAQYNGIKMCRAGAAPVGQDTGLAEIRALVESWSESGAPESAARQGTLTQRETLTDYAAHLRGLVDLSAIRPLKVVVDAGNGMGGHTVPTVFEGLPLELVPMYFELDGTFPNHEANPLDPANIVDLQARVRAESADLGIAFDGDADRCFVVDENGGPVSPSAITALVASRELARHGGKGTVIHNLITSWSVPEVVKENGGTPVRTRVGHSFIKEEMAKTGAIFGGEHSAHYYFKDFWNADTGMLAALHVLAALGGQDGPLSALVAQYDRYAGSGEINSTVDDQAARLAAIKTTYEGQEGVTLDELDGLTVTAADWWFNVRASNTEPLLRLNVEARDETTMAKARDEALAIIRG
- a CDS encoding L-lactate permease, with product MFTQQLEPVADSLGLSALVATLPLLTVLVLLGAVRMKAHLAGVIGLAVAVLVAWLAFGMPLGQTASSAAQGALFGLFPILWIVVNALWVYRMTVRTRHFDILRRSFGRLSDDPRIQALVVAFCFGALLEALAGFGAPVAICSVMLVALGFDPVRAAVVALVANTAPVAFGAMGTPVVTLAQVTGLPLDAVATVVGRQTPLLALVVPLLLVVLVDGRRGLRETWAPALACGFAFAAAQFAASNYVSAQLADIGAALIGAAALVAVPAARRPAAEPVRAAVLTGARSEDLDQDDPRPEVLRAYAPYALIVAVFSLAQIPAAKDLLAKATRTFDWPFLNVADPTGKPVGGNVFALPLVSTGGTLVLLAGVATAAVIGVHARVAVREWVATVHELRFAILTVTSVLALAYVMNLSGQAATIGHYVAAAGAGLAFLSPVLGWFGVAVSGSDTSANALFGALQVTAAKESGLSPELLAAANSSGGVLGKMISPQNLTIACAAVGLAGKEGDLLRKVLPWSLGLLLVMCLIVVGQSTAVLGWMLP
- a CDS encoding DUF3499 domain-containing protein, whose amino-acid sequence is MASRRGPLKSAVPSNVVSPVRRCSRTACGRPAVATLTYVYADSTAVLGPLATYAEPHCYDLCAQHSERLTAPRGWEVVRLADASGPARPSGDDLEALANAVREAARPQQRAAEASGGGARQADPMEVARRGHLRVLRSPES
- a CDS encoding metallopeptidase family protein, whose amino-acid sequence is MDDPVQPRSADPRPRRRDRHGRGMRGPVAPPQVPLSASRAEAFTDLVQDSVERLERRWPQLTEIEFLVLEVPPLGGSAGSDGEWHDEVVPLGGTIAAAEGRPARVVIYRRPVEIRTKGRDERAALVHEVVVEQVAELLGLSPESVDPRYGDEE